The genomic region TTCTGGCGTATTCTCGTAATAAAATTGTTCATCATTTCGCATAAAGTCGAAAAAATCCTGTAGCGAACCTTCAAAATTCACTTCCTTTATGATCTTTTCCATTTCTCCCTGAATCCTGGTTACTTCACTAAGACCGTATTCATGGATTTCTTCCGCAGTCATATCTGTGGTTGTGGTGCGCTTAAGGGCAAGACTATAAAATTTATCACCTTTCGGGAATTTCCAGGCTCCATCGTCACTATTAGCTCTTTTTTGTTGACTTTCCAGTATTTCTATCAACGAAAGATACGCCGGTTGCACGTGTTCTACCAAAGCCAACTCTGCCTCTCTTATTAACTTTACTTTCTGATCTTCATCAATTTCAACTTTATCAACTTTTCCTTTAAAATCCTCTAAAAGCGTACTTGCATTTTCAGACTTTTCAAAAGGTTTTCCTTTAATGATATTACGACAATCATCAAGTACCTTTTCAAAAACAAATCGCGGTGGAATAATTCCATTTTGCTCTCTAATCTTAATTCCGCCAATCACTTGTTTAAAAGCTTTTGTGAAACCTTTTAATCTTGAGATATATGCCTTCGCATCTGCGATAGAATCGATTCTGTGATTATTGATTAAAAAAGCCGGTAAACGGGTATGATATCCAAACATTTGATTTACCGGATAATCATAAAATCGATAATCATAATCTTCAATTTCATTATAGACCTGTCTTTTATACAATCGGTAACTCAGGTTGGTCTCTTCATTTAATGAATTTGGATCAATCTTATCCAGATAATCTTTTCGCTTTCTTGCCTCTTTCAGCTCGTCTGCGTAACGTAAATGAGAAAAATCGTCCCATTTTCCATAGTTCGTTTTTCTACCCAGCTGGGTTTGCATCATAGGCGATTCCTGAACTTCTATTTCGAACTGTTCTTCAAAATATTGATTCAGTTTTTCAGAAGCCTCAGAAATTTCAGCTTCAGAATAGTTTTGTTTCTTCTGGTTTGTGCAGGCGGCAAAAGCCAATACGATCAGAAAAAAGCTTACTTTTCTTAAATTCCTCAGCATTACTTTTTATTTTTTCAGTACCGAAAATTTAATGGCAGAATCTCCAAATACGGTATGTGTTTGTTTCTGAAAATCGTCTTTTTCAGCTTTAAAAATGTTGTCTACATAAATTTGTGGGTTAAGATCGATTAAAGGAAACCAGGTACTTTGAATCTGGATTTGCATCTTATGGCCCTTTTTAAAGGTATGGTTTACCCCTTGTAATGTAATATTTACATCAGTCTTTTTGTTAGGCTCAAACGGCTCTGGTTTTGAGAAATCATTTCTAAAACGGCCCCGCATCACTTCACTACGAACCATCATGTGATAATTGCTCATCTTTAAATGATCCATCGTTTCAGGATAGTTCTCGGCATCTGGAGGGTATACATCGATCACTTTGACTACCCAATCTGCGGCGCTTCCCGTAGTTGCAACTTTTAGCATTGCTTCAATTTCTCCAACCACACTTAGATCTTCGTCTAAAACTTCGGTTTCATACACCAGTACATCCGGTCTTCTTGCTGCAAACCGCTGGTCGCCGGTCATGTATTCCCGTGGCGTAAATACCGTCTTGATTTCATCGTTATACGATACCGGTTTTGCAGGGTCACTTACAAACTCTTGTTTTGTATCTGTGGGCTGGGTTGTAAGTTCCTGATCATCCCCTAAATAAAAAGTTTTTGTTACGGTGTTTTTTGGAGGCCACTGCCCATAATCTGTCCATTCCCTTTTACCAGTATCATAAATATGTGCCTCAGCCAAGTCTAAGGAGCCTTTACCGTTTTGTTTTAAGAAATGGTTAAAGAACTTTGTTTCGTAATCCTGTTGAAATCTTGTAGAAAGGCTATCCCCAAAATACACATTGCCAACAGACTGCCTCCCGCTTTCCCGAGCCCAGTCACCGTGGCTCCAGGGGCCATACACCAAAATATTATAGGTATTGCTGGATTTTTCAATTTTCCTGTACTCATTAAATGGTCCATATAAATCTTCAGCATCAAATAATCCACCAACAATCATCACCGCAGGTTTTACATCATCTAAATGTTGGATAATCCCTCTGGATTGCCAAAATTCGTCATAATTAGGATGGTCTTTTAACTGTTGCCAGAATTCGTTATCTTCTTTATAATATTCATCTAAAGTACTTAGTGGTGTATGATCTAAGAAGAATTGATACTGATCCTGAGTGCCAAGTTCTGGTAACTCATACCAACTCTCTGTTGTAGGGGCATCCTTTTGATATCCAAAAAGTGCAGTTGCCCTCCAGTAGCTTAAGAGATAAGCACCATTATGATGAAAATCATCGAAAAAGAAATCTGAAATTCCCGCTTGTGGTGAAACCGCTTTTAGAGCTTCGTGAGAATCTATTAAAGAATAAACTGAATAGAATCCTGGGTAAGAAATTCCCCACATTCCAACGTTTCCATTATTGTTATCTACATTTTTTACCAACCAATCGATAGTATCATAAGTATCGCTGGCTTCATCAAATTGTTCTCCTTTTTTATTGGGAATATAGGCACGCATGTTATCATACGTTCCTTCACTCATCCAACGCCCGCGTACATCCTGATACACGATAATATTTCCCTGTTGCATCAGGTACTGGTTAGGACCAATCATAGAACGCATTTGTCCTTCTCCATAAGGTCTGGAGCTATAAGGCGTTCTTTGCATAATAATTGGATACTTTTTTGAGGTATCCTTAGGAGTATAAATTGTAGTGTGCAGTTTAGTACCATCCCGCATGGGAATATCCACTTCAGTTTTGGTGTAATGATCTTTTACGTTGTAATCATTGCCCGATTGAGCAGCAACCTGAAATACTACAAAGAGTAATAACGTATAAAGTAATGATCGCTGGTGTAATTTCATTATTCAGGAATTGTATTTTTAATCCCTAAAGATAGAAATTACACCGCGAATGGTAAAGGATTTTTATTTTTTAGCTAATTCCTCTGTTTTCTGAAGTCCATTTTCCAACCAGGATATGTATTCTGAAACTTTTGGCGTATAACCAGTTGGCTTGTTTAACAGATTAAAATTACTATCTAAAAGCACGTAAAAAGGTTGCGAATTATTTTTAAAGTTTAAGGTCTGGAAAGTCGCCCATTTGTCGCCCACTGTCTTTATTTTCTTAATACTACCGTCCGGGCGTTCGTAATTAAACTGTTTATCTTCTGGTAGCTCTTCTTTATCATCTACATAAAGTGATATTAAAATATAGTCGTTTTTAAGAATATCGTATACTTCGGGGTCGGTCCATACCTGCTCTTCCATTTTACGACAGTTCACACAAGCCCAACCTGTAAAATCAATTATAATTGGTTTTCCCTGCTCTTTGGCTGCTTTTACGCCCTCTTCAAAATCATGATAACTTTCCAGCCCCATGGGACCACCGGTATCTTTATCGTAAAGGCTATAAAACATTGGCGGGGGGAAACCACTTAATAATTTTAAATTAGAATAAGAAGTATTGGTAAGGCCGGGGATTAAATACAACACAAATAGCAAACTTAAAATACCAAGACCAAATCTTGCTTTGCTTATTTTTTGTTTTGGCCCATCATGCGGAAAACGAATTACACCAAAAAGATATAGTGTAAGACCAATGCCTAAAATAATCCATATTCCTAAAAATACTTCTCTTTTTAAAATCCCCCAGTGATCTACTAGATCTGCATTCGATAAAAATTTAAAAGCTAATGCCAGTTCTATAAAACCTAAAACCACTTTTACTGAATTTAACCAGCCACCACTTTTTGGTAAGGAATTTAACCAGTTTGGAAATAAGGCAAATAAAGCGAATGGTAAGGCTAAAGCCAGCCCAAAACCGCCCATTCCTATAGAAAGCAACGTTGCACCACCATCGCTACTTAATGAACCTCCAAGAAGCGATCCTAAAATTGGCCCAGTACAGGAAAAAGAAACTATCGCAAGTGTTACCGCCATAAAGAAAATACCGATAATCCCACCTATACTGCTGGCTTTATCATCAAGTTTATTTCCCCATGAACTGGGTAAAGTGATTTCGTAATACCCGAAGAAAGAAAACGCAAAAACAATAAATATCACAAAGAATATGACATTTAGGGTAACATTGGTTGAGATATTATTTAGCAATTCGGGGTTTACACTATCCAGTAAATGAAAAGGCAAACTTAAAAGCACATATATTAAAAAGATAAAGAAACCGTACAATATGGCATTGGTAACTCCTTTAGAGCGTGTTTGAGCCCCTTTAGTAAAGAAAGATACGGTTAACGGAATCATAGGAAACACACATGGTGTTAACAATGCGATTAAACCACCTACAAAGCCTAAAAAGAAAATACTCAAATAAGAAGATTCCTCTTTTTCTGTTTCGTAGCCTTCCCAGCCCTGTACTTTAATATCTAATTGTTGGGCTAAACTTTGGTCTTCATCTTCAATAGTTAAATCTGTAAATCCCTGAGTTACTTTGTTACTGCCCAGGGAAAGGGTGAAACGTTCGGTTTCTGGCGGTAAACATTGTTTATCATCACAAACCGAATAATACACTTCAACAACAACCTGAGTATCTTCAGGATTAACCACCTTTATTTTCTGAGTAAATTCTGCTTCTTCTTCAAAATACGTAATATTAGCTTCAAAAACCTCATCGTAAACCGGTTCTACTTCCGGTTCTAAGGTTTCCCCAATAAGCTCGTACTCCTCTTCTTCAACATTAAAAGTGAATTGAGTAGGAATTGGAGCGATATCCATTTCTACTTCTTTTTGCGAGTACAAATGCCAGTTACCTTCCAATTCGGCTTTAATTTTGATGATATAAATACTATCATTTTCTTTTTCGAAAGAAGCTTCCCAGTTAACCGGGTTTTCAAATTGACCGCCACCACCAGCCATCGACGGATCGAAAACCTGCGCTTTTAGTGGTAAAATAGCAAAAAGTAATACTGCTAAGGCTATAAATTTATTCATTGATGAAAGGTAATTTTTAATATGGGTTGATTTTCGGATGTTATCGCAAATCGATTATCTGCACGCCAGTTTACAATCCAAACGATTTTATCACCAGAAGTTAATAACCAGGTATTTTCCTTTTGCGGCAAAGATAATTTATTGTCCTTAAAAAAGTCGCTTACTTTCTTACGACCTTTCATCCCAAATGGATGAAAGCTATCGCCTTTCTGCCAACGACGAAGTCTTAAAGGATATTGTAGTTTATTGGCATTTACATAAATAATATTCCGGTTAGTTTCCTGGATGGCTGAAACCTGATGGAAGCTAAACACGGCATTGGGTAGCATAAAATTCTCCTCATTTTCTGCAATATCATAGGTTTCTTTTATGTGAGACTGATCGATTTTAGTTAAATACAGCTCATCCCGGTCTTTTACGAGTCGATGTGTATTAGAAAATACCATTTTGCCAGATTGCGCCTCCAGTAAATTATAGACATCATTCCATTCGGTAAATCCAAATGTTTTTAGAAGTTGATATAAAACGGCCTTGGCATGTGGCAAACGCTGAAGAAAAAGCACATCGAAAGAATAGCCAAAATCTACCTTTTTAACCGCTTTTTTATAAATCAGCTCGGTATAATCCTCAACAAGATCTAATTGCTGGCGTAAGTATTCTTGGGTGTTTTTAAAACCTTCTAAAAATTGAGGATTCATTTCTTCCAATATTGGAATAACCTGATGCCTTATTTTATTCCGAAGATATTTTGTAGAAGCATTACTGCTATCTTCCCGCCATAAAATCTGATGATCACGGGCATAATTCTCAATTTCCTGCCGGCTAAATTTTAGTAATGGACGTAAAATCTTATCATTCTCAGCTTTGATACCCGCTAATCCTTCAGGTCCTGTACTTCTCACAAAATTAATCAGAAAAGTCTCTAAAGAATCATTAGCATGATGTGCTACCAGAATATAATCGGCATTTTCAGCGATTCGTAATTCTTCAAACCAGTGATACCGCAATTCTCTCGCTGCCATTTGTATAGAAAGCTTATGCTCCTCAGCAAAAGAAATGGTATTAAAATGTTGAATATGAACTTTTAACTCTAGATTTTGTGCCGCTCGCACTACAAACTCTTCATCACCATCGCTTTCATTGTCTCTTAGATTAAAGTTACAATGCGCTATAGCAAAATCTAGTTTTACCTTTTTACAAAGACGCATTAAAACCATACTATCTACACCACCACTTACTGCAAGGATCAATTTGGCATTCACCAAATTTGGGAAGTCCGATTTTATATGATCTTTAAATGCTTTTTCCATAAAAACCAAAGATACAAAATTCGATAAGCTGAATTTTTAAAGTTTCCTGTTTTTAAACTTAAAATTGGCTTAGAGATTCCAACACCTGTCTCATCGCTTTGGCTTTTACCATACATTCTTCATATTCCTTTTCTGGTTTAGATTGTGCGGTAATGGCTCCCCCAACCGAAAAGGAGGCATAGTTATTTTCTGAATTATAGAGTATGCTTCGAATAACCACGTTAAAGTCAAAATCGGCTTCTGGAGTAAAATAACCAATTGCTCCGCTATAAAGTCCGCGTTTGCTTTCCTCTAGTTCCTCAATAATTTTCATTGCTGAAATTTTTGGAGCACCCGTCATGCTGCCCATCGGAAAAGTACTTTGTAGTACATCGACTGCTGATACCTCCTCCTGAAGTTCTGCCGAAATTGTTGAAATCAACTGATGGACCTGCTTAAAAGAATAGACTTCGCATAATTCTTCTACTCTTACGCTTCCTTTTTTTGCCGTGCGCGAAAGATCGTTTCGAACCAAATCGGCGATCATGATATTTTCTGATCGTTCCTTTAAATCTTCGGTAAGCTTTTGGGCATTTTCAACATCTATTTGTGGATCACTATGCCGGGCTGCAGTTCCCTTAATAGGCTGAGAAATAAGCCTATTTCCATTCTTCTGCATATAACGCTCTGGTGAAGCACACATAGCATGGTAGTTTTCCATCTTTAAAAAACTGGCAAAAGGTGGGTTGGAAATGCTGTTGAGTTGATTAAACGCCTGTATAGGGTCTAGCGCTACATTTTCAATATAGAATTCCTGGCAAAAGTTGGCTTCATAAATATCTCCGCGATAAATGTGCCTTATCATATTTTCAACTTTCCTCAAATATTCTTCTTTGGAAAGTCTTGAATATATAGCAGACTTTTGAGGTCTTTCAGGTGTTTTTTCAGGAAATATAATATCACTTATTTCAGTAAAATCTAAATCAATTTCATCATCAACCACTCTAAGGTATTGTACTTCAAGTTGATTTCCTTTAAGCAAAAACAATTTTTGAGGCTGAAAAAAATAAAGCTCTGGAAATAAAAGTCCGTCATGATTTTTACTTTTTAAATTTTCAGTATCATTTTTCAGGTCATAGGATAAATACCCAAAAATCCAATCGGCCGTAGTCTGCTGATATTCCTTTAATTTTTTAAATGCTTCTACAGTATCGGTTTTGATGGCCGTAAAAGCTTCTATCGCTAGAATTGCATCGTATTGACGATATTTATCTGGATAATCATTGCTATCCAGCCAAACCACTTCTCTAAATCCAGAAGCCCAGCTTAGCAATTTTTGCTTAAATAAATCGACATCAGAAAGTTCAAAAATCTTGGTACTGCGCACGCTAATTAAATTTGTTGCGCAAAAGTATTTATTTTTGACTGAACTTCTTCTTCAAGTTGTGTATTGATAATTTCTCCATTTTCAAAATTATCATAAAAATTAGGAAAGCTAATAGTAGCTACCACTTCGCCACCAAATATACCAAAAGCTGTTTTTGCGTAAGCCATCGCACTTGCTGCTCCACTACCTCCTGGCGAAGCTGCTACCAAAATGATTTTTTTTCCGGTTAAAAAACCACGATGGTGTCGAGAAACCCAATCAATTAAGTTTTTAAATACGGCAGATAAACTACCGTTATGCTCGTTAATCGCAATAATTAAAGCATCTCTCTTTTCGATTTCATTAGCAAAATCCTTGGCGCGCTGCGGTATTCCCTGTTCCTTTTCTAAATCTTCACCATAAAATGGCAACTCAAAATCGCGAATATCGATCTGCGTTGTTTCAAAATCTGTTGAAAATCTATCTAATATATTACGAACAAGTTGCGAATTGATAGATTTACTACTGTTGGAACCTGCGAAGCCTAAAATACGTTTCATTATATTGTAATTTTTAATGATGCCTCAAAGGTAGCATTAAAAACAGGCTTTTTGTATTACTTCAAAAAGAAACAATATACACCTAACATAAGAATTTTTTATGTTCTTAAATATAGTTTAAACAAAAAGAGGCTTTATATTTACTCGATAATCGAGATTAAACATTTCGCCGTCACTATAGCTATCGTGATCAGGATGCCTCGGATAAAAAATAATTTCCTGATAAACGACTCGTGGATTGCCATACAGTAGTTTATCTGTAAAAACTAACCATAAAATCATGTATATACTCAAAAACGATCACTTACAAATCGGGATTCAACATAATGGAGCCGAATTATGTAGTATTAAAAACATGCAAAACAATAAAGAATACATGTGGCAGGCTGACTCTGAAATTTGGGGCAGCCATGCTCCAAACTTATTCCCTGTTATCGGAGCCTTAAAAGGCGGAAAGATCAAATATGAAGGGCAATATTACGATATGCCCAGACATGGGTTTATTAGGCATAACGAAAATCTAGAAGTGAAAGATCAAACGGAAACCTCAATTACCTTCAGCATAAAAAGCAATGAGGAGTTACGTAAAATCTATCCTTTTGAGTTTGAATTTAATCTTTGTTTCACTTTAAAAGACAAATCGATACAAGTGAATCATCTGGTTAAAAATCTGGATGCGAAACCTATTTATTTTCAGATTGGCGGGCATCCGGCATTTAATGCACCGCTTTTTGATGGAGAGAAATATGAAGATTACTATTTGGAATTCGATCAAAACCTGAATTTAGAAACTTTTCTTTTAGGAGAAAGCGGACTGGTAAGCGAGAATACTAAAATGGTGATTGAAAACAGTGATAAAATTCAGCTTACCAAAGACCTTTTTAATAATGATGCTTTAATTTTTAAAAATATTGTTTCA from Zunongwangia profunda SM-A87 harbors:
- a CDS encoding aldose 1-epimerase family protein, whose translation is MYILKNDHLQIGIQHNGAELCSIKNMQNNKEYMWQADSEIWGSHAPNLFPVIGALKGGKIKYEGQYYDMPRHGFIRHNENLEVKDQTETSITFSIKSNEELRKIYPFEFEFNLCFTLKDKSIQVNHLVKNLDAKPIYFQIGGHPAFNAPLFDGEKYEDYYLEFDQNLNLETFLLGESGLVSENTKMVIENSDKIQLTKDLFNNDALIFKNIVSKHVSLKSKKHGSILSVSYKDFKNLGIWAKPGAPYVCIEPWLGIADVESTDQNFKTKEGIIALEKEKEYSATYTITIE
- a CDS encoding NADPH-dependent FMN reductase, whose product is MKRILGFAGSNSSKSINSQLVRNILDRFSTDFETTQIDIRDFELPFYGEDLEKEQGIPQRAKDFANEIEKRDALIIAINEHNGSLSAVFKNLIDWVSRHHRGFLTGKKIILVAASPGGSGAASAMAYAKTAFGIFGGEVVATISFPNFYDNFENGEIINTQLEEEVQSKINTFAQQI
- a CDS encoding DUF885 domain-containing protein, with the protein product MLRNLRKVSFFLIVLAFAACTNQKKQNYSEAEISEASEKLNQYFEEQFEIEVQESPMMQTQLGRKTNYGKWDDFSHLRYADELKEARKRKDYLDKIDPNSLNEETNLSYRLYKRQVYNEIEDYDYRFYDYPVNQMFGYHTRLPAFLINNHRIDSIADAKAYISRLKGFTKAFKQVIGGIKIREQNGIIPPRFVFEKVLDDCRNIIKGKPFEKSENASTLLEDFKGKVDKVEIDEDQKVKLIREAELALVEHVQPAYLSLIEILESQQKRANSDDGAWKFPKGDKFYSLALKRTTTTDMTAEEIHEYGLSEVTRIQGEMEKIIKEVNFEGSLQDFFDFMRNDEQFYYENTPEAKKKYLADARSIIDKMRGKLDDLFLTKPKAKIKVKAVEAFREKSAGKAFYQQPAPDGSRPGIFYVNLYDMKAMPTYQLEALAYHEGIPGHHMQIAIAQELKGIPQFRKFWGYGAYIEGWGLYSEYLPKEIGFYKDPYADFGRLAMELWRACRLVVDTGIHHKKWSREEGIEFYKKNTPNAESDCIKMVERHIVMPGQATAYKIGMKKILDLREKSKAALGEDFDIKEFHDVILLDGALPLDVLESKVDRWIEEKK
- a CDS encoding protein-disulfide reductase DsbD family protein; the protein is MNKFIALAVLLFAILPLKAQVFDPSMAGGGGQFENPVNWEASFEKENDSIYIIKIKAELEGNWHLYSQKEVEMDIAPIPTQFTFNVEEEEYELIGETLEPEVEPVYDEVFEANITYFEEEAEFTQKIKVVNPEDTQVVVEVYYSVCDDKQCLPPETERFTLSLGSNKVTQGFTDLTIEDEDQSLAQQLDIKVQGWEGYETEKEESSYLSIFFLGFVGGLIALLTPCVFPMIPLTVSFFTKGAQTRSKGVTNAILYGFFIFLIYVLLSLPFHLLDSVNPELLNNISTNVTLNVIFFVIFIVFAFSFFGYYEITLPSSWGNKLDDKASSIGGIIGIFFMAVTLAIVSFSCTGPILGSLLGGSLSSDGGATLLSIGMGGFGLALALPFALFALFPNWLNSLPKSGGWLNSVKVVLGFIELALAFKFLSNADLVDHWGILKREVFLGIWIILGIGLTLYLFGVIRFPHDGPKQKISKARFGLGILSLLFVLYLIPGLTNTSYSNLKLLSGFPPPMFYSLYDKDTGGPMGLESYHDFEEGVKAAKEQGKPIIIDFTGWACVNCRKMEEQVWTDPEVYDILKNDYILISLYVDDKEELPEDKQFNYERPDGSIKKIKTVGDKWATFQTLNFKNNSQPFYVLLDSNFNLLNKPTGYTPKVSEYISWLENGLQKTEELAKK
- the tilS gene encoding tRNA lysidine(34) synthetase TilS, which translates into the protein MEKAFKDHIKSDFPNLVNAKLILAVSGGVDSMVLMRLCKKVKLDFAIAHCNFNLRDNESDGDEEFVVRAAQNLELKVHIQHFNTISFAEEHKLSIQMAARELRYHWFEELRIAENADYILVAHHANDSLETFLINFVRSTGPEGLAGIKAENDKILRPLLKFSRQEIENYARDHQILWREDSSNASTKYLRNKIRHQVIPILEEMNPQFLEGFKNTQEYLRQQLDLVEDYTELIYKKAVKKVDFGYSFDVLFLQRLPHAKAVLYQLLKTFGFTEWNDVYNLLEAQSGKMVFSNTHRLVKDRDELYLTKIDQSHIKETYDIAENEENFMLPNAVFSFHQVSAIQETNRNIIYVNANKLQYPLRLRRWQKGDSFHPFGMKGRKKVSDFFKDNKLSLPQKENTWLLTSGDKIVWIVNWRADNRFAITSENQPILKITFHQ
- a CDS encoding CocE/NonD family hydrolase, which codes for MKLHQRSLLYTLLLFVVFQVAAQSGNDYNVKDHYTKTEVDIPMRDGTKLHTTIYTPKDTSKKYPIIMQRTPYSSRPYGEGQMRSMIGPNQYLMQQGNIIVYQDVRGRWMSEGTYDNMRAYIPNKKGEQFDEASDTYDTIDWLVKNVDNNNGNVGMWGISYPGFYSVYSLIDSHEALKAVSPQAGISDFFFDDFHHNGAYLLSYWRATALFGYQKDAPTTESWYELPELGTQDQYQFFLDHTPLSTLDEYYKEDNEFWQQLKDHPNYDEFWQSRGIIQHLDDVKPAVMIVGGLFDAEDLYGPFNEYRKIEKSSNTYNILVYGPWSHGDWARESGRQSVGNVYFGDSLSTRFQQDYETKFFNHFLKQNGKGSLDLAEAHIYDTGKREWTDYGQWPPKNTVTKTFYLGDDQELTTQPTDTKQEFVSDPAKPVSYNDEIKTVFTPREYMTGDQRFAARRPDVLVYETEVLDEDLSVVGEIEAMLKVATTGSAADWVVKVIDVYPPDAENYPETMDHLKMSNYHMMVRSEVMRGRFRNDFSKPEPFEPNKKTDVNITLQGVNHTFKKGHKMQIQIQSTWFPLIDLNPQIYVDNIFKAEKDDFQKQTHTVFGDSAIKFSVLKK
- a CDS encoding anthranilate synthase component I family protein, with the translated sequence MRSTKIFELSDVDLFKQKLLSWASGFREVVWLDSNDYPDKYRQYDAILAIEAFTAIKTDTVEAFKKLKEYQQTTADWIFGYLSYDLKNDTENLKSKNHDGLLFPELYFFQPQKLFLLKGNQLEVQYLRVVDDEIDLDFTEISDIIFPEKTPERPQKSAIYSRLSKEEYLRKVENMIRHIYRGDIYEANFCQEFYIENVALDPIQAFNQLNSISNPPFASFLKMENYHAMCASPERYMQKNGNRLISQPIKGTAARHSDPQIDVENAQKLTEDLKERSENIMIADLVRNDLSRTAKKGSVRVEELCEVYSFKQVHQLISTISAELQEEVSAVDVLQSTFPMGSMTGAPKISAMKIIEELEESKRGLYSGAIGYFTPEADFDFNVVIRSILYNSENNYASFSVGGAITAQSKPEKEYEECMVKAKAMRQVLESLSQF